The Sandaracinaceae bacterium genome includes a region encoding these proteins:
- the ftsH gene encoding ATP-dependent zinc metalloprotease FtsH, which produces MAPPPKPRDPRRPGEDAGDAPEGRPRGGLLLALFLMLLAFGLAQVFFARPASEPIRYDQFKRYLREDRIDWVSLGDAQIRGAFHEDRIPPREGERADEDGERGKSFITPRVDDERLVPQLEEAQVAFRGETQSPWAESWPTLLYIGVTILLMVFLWRTMFRRMGQGAGGVLSFGKSRGKVIQEADVDVTFDDVAGADEAKQELTEIIEFLKRPEKFRRIGAKIPKGVLLVGPPGTGKTLMARAVAGEAGVPFISISGSEFVEMFVGVGAARVRDLFEQAAKSAPCIVFIDELDALGRSRSGGQVMGGNEERESTLNQLLVEMDGFEPHEAVILMAATNRPEVLDTALLRPGRFDRQVLVDRPDRNGREAILRVHVKGVSLSDDVDLEELAKRTPGFAGADLANLVNEAALLAARHDATAVTMKHFSSAIDRVVAGLEKKNRLMDETERERIAYHEVGHALAATLSGSEDRVHKISIVPRGMAALGYTMQLPDQEKYLMTEAQIRVRLRGLLGGRAAEEVVFGEPSTGAQNDLQKATDIARAMVTEYGMSERLGPVHLARERRPVFLGEGPGLQGGEHGDRVADEVDQEIRSIVSRALEEAKALLADNRDTLDTMTRRLLDAEQLEGDELKDLLAEAVSNNRWTPEDAAAE; this is translated from the coding sequence ATGGCGCCACCCCCCAAACCGCGAGATCCGAGGCGTCCTGGCGAGGACGCAGGCGACGCCCCCGAAGGGCGGCCGCGCGGCGGCCTGCTGCTCGCGCTCTTCCTGATGCTGCTGGCGTTCGGGCTCGCGCAAGTCTTCTTCGCGCGCCCCGCCTCGGAGCCGATCCGCTACGACCAGTTCAAGCGATACCTCCGCGAGGACCGCATCGACTGGGTGTCGCTCGGCGACGCCCAGATCCGCGGCGCCTTCCACGAGGATCGCATCCCGCCGCGCGAAGGTGAGCGAGCCGACGAGGACGGCGAGCGGGGCAAGAGCTTCATCACCCCGCGGGTCGACGACGAGCGGCTCGTGCCGCAGCTCGAGGAAGCGCAGGTGGCCTTCCGAGGCGAGACGCAGTCCCCGTGGGCGGAGAGCTGGCCGACCCTCCTCTACATCGGCGTGACCATCCTCCTGATGGTCTTCCTGTGGCGCACCATGTTCCGTCGCATGGGCCAGGGCGCGGGCGGGGTGCTCTCGTTCGGCAAGAGCCGCGGCAAGGTGATCCAGGAGGCGGACGTCGACGTCACCTTCGACGACGTCGCGGGTGCAGACGAGGCGAAACAAGAGCTGACCGAGATCATCGAGTTCCTCAAACGCCCGGAGAAGTTCCGGCGCATCGGGGCGAAGATCCCGAAGGGCGTGCTCCTGGTCGGCCCGCCCGGCACGGGCAAGACGCTGATGGCGCGCGCGGTGGCGGGCGAGGCGGGGGTGCCCTTCATCTCCATCAGCGGCTCCGAGTTCGTCGAGATGTTCGTCGGCGTGGGCGCGGCGCGGGTGCGTGACCTCTTCGAGCAGGCGGCCAAGAGCGCGCCCTGCATCGTGTTCATCGACGAGCTGGACGCGCTCGGTCGCTCGCGGAGCGGCGGTCAGGTGATGGGCGGCAACGAGGAGCGCGAGTCGACGCTCAACCAGCTCCTCGTCGAGATGGACGGCTTCGAGCCGCACGAGGCGGTCATCCTCATGGCGGCCACCAACCGGCCCGAGGTCCTCGACACCGCGCTCCTGCGCCCGGGCCGCTTCGACCGGCAGGTGCTCGTCGACCGCCCGGACCGCAACGGGCGCGAGGCCATCCTGCGCGTGCACGTCAAGGGCGTGAGCCTCTCGGACGACGTCGACCTCGAGGAGCTGGCCAAGCGCACGCCCGGGTTCGCCGGGGCGGACCTCGCCAACCTCGTCAACGAGGCCGCGCTCCTGGCCGCGCGCCACGACGCGACCGCGGTGACCATGAAGCACTTCTCCTCCGCCATCGACCGCGTCGTCGCCGGGCTCGAGAAGAAGAACCGCCTGATGGACGAGACCGAGCGCGAGCGCATCGCCTACCACGAGGTCGGGCACGCGCTCGCCGCGACGCTCTCGGGCAGCGAGGATCGCGTGCACAAGATCTCCATCGTGCCGCGCGGCATGGCCGCCCTCGGCTACACGATGCAGCTGCCCGATCAGGAGAAGTACCTGATGACCGAGGCGCAGATCCGCGTGCGCTTGCGCGGGCTGCTGGGCGGACGCGCGGCCGAGGAGGTCGTCTTCGGTGAGCCGTCCACGGGGGCGCAGAACGACCTGCAGAAGGCGACCGACATCGCGCGCGCCATGGTGACCGAGTACGGCATGAGCGAGCGGCTCGGCCCGGTGCACCTCGCCCGCGAGCGGCGCCCCGTCTTCCTCGGGGAGGGCCCCGGCCTCCAGGGCGGTGAGCACGGCGACCGGGTCGCGGACGAGGTCGACCAGGAGATCCGGTCCATCGTCTCGCGCGCGCTCGAGGAGGCGAAGGCGCTGCTCGCGGACAACCGCGACACGCTCGACACCATGACGAGGCGGCTGCTCGACGCCGAGCAGCTCGAGGGCGACGAGCTGAAGGACCTGCTCGCCGAGGCGGTGTCGAACAACCGCTGGACCCCCGAAGACGCAGCCGCCGAATAG
- a CDS encoding DUF1361 domain-containing protein, giving the protein MHRWWARERGRGLSPIGLGMALFGVALVARVTYAEELRYGFLVWNLFLAWLPWLLSAFAERAAARRRDLLLLVIGVGWLLLLPNAPYVVTDLMHLRRHPPTPLWYDAILLGTAATTGLFAGAFALRRMQDAVTTRCGARAGWALVALALPASGLGIYLGRFERLNSWDAILHPLAVARSVLASLGPRAFVVSAAMAGLFAMTYLALGRPRLDTE; this is encoded by the coding sequence ATGCATCGATGGTGGGCCCGCGAGCGCGGGCGGGGGCTCTCTCCGATCGGGTTGGGCATGGCGCTCTTCGGCGTCGCGCTCGTGGCGCGCGTCACGTACGCGGAGGAGCTGCGCTACGGCTTCCTCGTCTGGAACCTCTTCTTGGCGTGGCTGCCCTGGCTGCTGTCGGCCTTCGCCGAGCGCGCCGCGGCGCGCCGCCGGGACCTGCTCCTCCTCGTCATCGGCGTGGGTTGGCTGCTCCTGCTGCCCAACGCGCCCTACGTGGTCACCGATCTGATGCACCTCCGGCGCCACCCCCCGACCCCGCTCTGGTACGACGCGATCCTGCTCGGCACCGCGGCGACCACGGGCCTCTTCGCCGGCGCGTTCGCGCTCCGCCGCATGCAGGACGCCGTCACGACTCGCTGCGGCGCGCGCGCCGGCTGGGCCCTCGTCGCGCTTGCGCTCCCCGCGAGCGGCCTCGGCATCTACCTGGGCCGCTTCGAGCGCCTCAACAGCTGGGACGCCATCCTCCACCCGCTCGCCGTCGCGCGCTCCGTGCTCGCCTCGCTCGGCCCGCGCGCCTTCGTCGTGAGCGCCGCGATGGCCGGCCTCTTCGCGATGACCTACCTCGCCCTCGGCCGCCCGCGTCTGGACACCGAATGA